One genomic region from Rosa rugosa chromosome 1, drRosRugo1.1, whole genome shotgun sequence encodes:
- the LOC133726145 gene encoding indole-3-acetic acid-amido synthetase GH3.10, which yields MEPAVVCNNQSNGDDIIRWFEDVSENAELVQTQTLRRILELNWGVEYLKKWLGDVEINEVDECALESLYTSLVPLVSHADLEPYIQRIANGDSAPLLTQQPMTTLSLSSGTTEGRQKYVPFTRHSAQTTLQIFRLAAAYRSRVYPTREGGKILEFIYSSKQFKTRGGLTAGTATTHYYASQEFKIKQETTKSFTCSPEEVISSRDNKQATYCHLLLGLFFSDHVEFITSTFAYSIVQSFVTFEELWRDLCIDIRDGSLSKRINLPKVRKAVLDIISPNPKLASKIEAACKELEDLDWFGLVPKLWPNAKYVYSIMTGSMQPYLKKLRRYAADVPLVSAEYGSTESWIGVNVDPCLPPEDVTFAVVPTFSYFEFIPLYRHKQDCNVAVDDFIEDKPVPLSQVKVGQQYEIVLTTFTGLYRYRLGDVVEVAGFHRGTPKLNFICRRKLILTVNIDKNTEKDLQMVVERGSQLLSKSRAELIDFTSHADVVNQPGHYIIYWEIKGDVEDMVLGECCREMDASFVDHGYVVSRRSNSIGPLELRIVEKGTFKKILEYFIGNGSALSQFKTPRCTSNNVLLSILNLCTIKRVYSTAYA from the exons ATGGAGCCAGCTGTAGTGTGTAATAACCAGAGCAACGGCGATGACATCATCCGGTGGTTTGAAGATGTATCGGAGAATGCAGAGTTGGTTCAAACGCAGACGCTGAGGCGGATACTTGAGCTGAATTGGGGGGTGGAGTATCTCAAGAAATGGTTGGGGGACGTCGAAATCAATGAGGTGGATGAATGTGCATTGGAGTCACTTTACACGTCTTTGGTACCGCTTGTTTCACATGCGGATTTAGAGCCTTACATTCAGAGAATTGCAAATGGGGACTCAGCTCCTCTACTCACCCAACAACCTATGACTACTCTCTCTTTGAG TTCCGGAACAACAGAAGGAAGACAGAAGTATGTACCGTTTACTCGCCATAGCGCACAGACTACTCTTCAAATTTTCAGACTGGCTGCAGCTTACAGATCAAG GGTTTATCCAACAAGGGAAGGAGGAAAGATCCTAGAATTCATATACAGCAGCAAACAGTTCAAAACAAGGGGAGGATTAACCGCCGGAACAGCTACAACTCACTACTATGCTAGTCAAGAATTCAAAATCAAACAGGAAACGACCAAGTCATTCACTTGCAGCCCAGAAGAAGTAATTTCAAGTAGAGACAATAAACAAGCTACATATTGTCATCTCCTTCTTGGTCTCTTCTTCTCTGATCATGTAGAGTTCATAACCTCGACGTTTGCCTACAGCATAGTCCAGTCCTTTGTCACATTTGAAGAGCTCTGGAGAGACTTATGCATTGACATTAGAGATGGCAGTCTGAGTAAAAGAATCAACCTACCAAAAGTGCGAAAAGCAGTGTTGGACATCATCTCCCCAAACCCGAAATTGGCATCAAAAATCGAAGCTGCGTGCAAGGAACTGGAAGACTTGGATTGGTTTGGTCTGGTCCCTAAGCTTTGGCCAAATGCCAAGTATGTGTATTCCATAATGACAGGGTCAATGCAACCATACTTGAAAAAACTACGGCGCTATGCAGCTGATGTGCCATTGGTTAGTGCTGAGTATGGATCAACTGAGAGCTGGATTGGGGTGAATGTGGATCCTTGTTTGCCTCCAGAGGATGTCACTTTTGCAGTCGTGCCAACTTTTTCGTACTTCGAATTCATACCTCTGTATAGACACAAGCAAGATTGCAATGTAGCCGTTGATGACTTCATAGAGGATAAACCAGTTCCACTCTCACAAGTCAAGGTTGGACAGCAGTATGAGATCGTCCTCACCACCTTCACCG gaCTCTATAGGTACAGGCTAGGAGATGTGGTAGAAGTGGCTGGATTTCACAGGGGGACTCCAAAACTGAACTTCATATGCAGGAGAAAGCTTATACTGACAGTAAACATAGACAAAAACACTGAAAAAGACCTTCAAATGGTGGTCGAGAGAGGGTCTCAGTTGCTGAGCAAATCCAGAGCTGAACTAATTGACTTTACAAGCCATGCGGATGTGGTGAACCAACCCGGGCACTACATAATTTACTGGGAGATTAAAGGTGATGTCGAAGATATGGTTCTTGGTGAATGTTGCAGAGAAATGGATGCTTCATTTGTTGATCATGGGTATGTAGTCTCAAGGAGAAGCAATTCAATTGGGCCTCTAGAGCTGAGGATTGTGGAGAAAGGAACTTTCAAGAAGATTTTGGAGTATTTCATAGGAAATGGATCAGCATTGAGCCAATTTAAGACCCCTAGGTGCACTAGCAATAACGTACTCTTGAGTATTCTCAATCTGTGCACCATTAAGAGGGTTTACAGTACAGCATATGCTTAG